In Aegilops tauschii subsp. strangulata cultivar AL8/78 chromosome 3, Aet v6.0, whole genome shotgun sequence, one genomic interval encodes:
- the LOC141042741 gene encoding uncharacterized protein gives MPSAVFDIEALDEEGWERIHRYLTGNKDTARDQATETAMKALKTVEAPSDGRDCPICLDNAAARGAWKEGPCGHSFHEACLEKWLIKDKDKGSCPLCRRKLAPRVFPPLSDIARRNGRHVLGVDPFAW, from the coding sequence ATGCCGTCTGCCGTGTTCGACATTGAAGCCCTGGACGAGGAGGGCTGGGAGAGAATACACCGATATCTCACGGGGAACAAGGACACGGCTCGCGACCAGGCCACGGAGACGGCGATGAAGGCGCTCAAGACAGTGGAGGCGCCTTCCGACGGCCGTGACTGCCCGATTTGCTTGGACAACGCTGCGGCGAGGGGCGCGTGGAAGGAGGGCCCGTGCGGGCACAGCTTCCACGAGGCATGCTTGGAGAAGTGGCTGATCAAGGACAAAGATAAGGGCAGTTGCCCCTTGTGTCGCCGCAAGTTGGCACCGCGTGTATTTCCTCCGCTAAGTGATATCGCGCGCAGGAATGGAAGGCATGTGCTAGGGGTCGATCCCTTTGCATGGTGA